In a genomic window of Amblyomma americanum isolate KBUSLIRL-KWMA chromosome 4, ASM5285725v1, whole genome shotgun sequence:
- the LOC144130407 gene encoding serine/threonine-protein kinase haspin-like isoform X3, protein MAQQRKLACDAESEPEPAEEATCAVPDRVLADALPMGPERIDWQLGMSKSTISISPDTKRSDSERLGRRGEEEDHGASSSGANICYPHSCRKCYNDCLNKLMSLCESEEVLDFNRALKPSFKGTKLKKIAETIDSETYVVVTGSKAQTAVDTVVQLYPVDTHTASKAYCNLFTCKKLSDLHMGINNKSFGFRILRRIIFVDDTLPENFAKAYEEFAKARSRPYHPPPDLRPREQRYILVESDYSGISILQTKLKPSQAISIIGQVACTLAVAERELQFEHRNLHEDNIKVIPSTSKNQHFLIDGRTCCVKGSGIKVTLFDDNFSRITYNNKIIMRMRNYSRVYKEKTAIYLTMERIIKDRWDVFHPETNALWLAYLCGHLSDYLTVPNPTGDWQRKLELLAFMQRDLHRFRSADEFVWNYINKLGHS, encoded by the exons ATGGCGCAACAACGAAAGCTGGCTTGCGACGCCGAGTCGGAACCTGAG CCTGCCGAGGAAGCGACCTGTGCGGTCCCGGACCGCGTACTCGCCGACGCTCTGCCCATGGGTCCCGAGCGGATCGACTGGCAGCTTGGGATGTCCAAG tcGACAATATCCATTTCGCCGGACACCAAGCGCTCCGACTCGGAAAGGCTG GGACGACGTGGTGAAGAGGAGGACCATGGTGCCAGCAGCTCTGGCGCAAATATTTGC TACCCCCACAGCTGCCGGAAATGCTACAACGACTGCCTGAACAAGCTTATGTCTCTGTGCGAGAGTGAAGAGGTCCTCGATTTCAACCGAGCCTTGAAGCCATC TTTCAAGGGCACCAAGCTGAAGAAGATCGCGGAGACCATCGACTCGGAGACGTATGTCGTGGTCACGGGCAGCAAGGCCCAGACGGCCGTGGACACCGTCGTTCAGCTGTACCCCGTTGACACGCACACCGCCTCCAAGGCCTACTGCAACCTCTTCACCTGCAA GAAGCTCAGCGACCTTCACATGGGCATCAACAATAAAAGTTTTGGATTCAGGATATTGCGGAG GATCATCTTCGTGGACGACACCCTCCCGGAAAACTTTGCCAAAGCTTATGAGGAATTCGCTAAAGCCCGATCCCGTCCTTATCATCCGCCACCTG ATCTGCGTCCCAGGGAGCAGCGGTACATCCTAGTGGAAAGCGACTACAGCGGCATCAGCATCCTGCAAACCAAG CTCAAGCCGTCGCAGGCGATCAGCATCATCGGCCAGGTGGCGTGCACACTGGCCGTCGCcgagcgagagctgcagttcgaGCACCGGAACCTGCACGAGGACAACATCAAGGTGATCCCGTCCACGAGCAAGAACCAGCACTTCCTCATCGACGGCCGCACCTGCTGCGTAAAAGGGTCCGGCATCAAGGTCACCCTCTTCGACGACAACTTCAGCCGGATAACATACA ATAACAAAATTATCATGCGGATGCGCAACTACAGCCGCGTATACAAGGAGAAGACTGCGATTTATCTCACAATGGAAAGGATTATCAA GGACCGGTGGGACGTCTTCCACCCAGAGACCAACGCCCTGTGGCTCGCTTACCTGTGCGGCCACCTGAGCGACTACCTGACTGTGCCGAACCCGACCGGCGATTGGCAGCGTAAGCTCGAGCTGCTCGCATTCATGCAGCGAGACCTGCACCGCTTCCGGTCAGCAGACGAATTCGTATGGAACTACATCAACAAGCTTGGACACA